Proteins encoded within one genomic window of Phycisphaerae bacterium:
- a CDS encoding prepilin-type N-terminal cleavage/methylation domain-containing protein, which translates to MKATSDPPTESSLVGVNAAKAAFTLIEVLVVVAIIALLLAVLLPSLTKAREQSRRAVCATQIKQFVNGMVMYGSDSRDSLPGPIHPAMELETFLKIASNDYEEWHLPYLIRKYFTDKGRSGKATDTVAKCPTAFAMSKNKLANTYGRTDFERPFSYALNNWRKAGSVEFGTAPPWYFGYPDNFWENTRAPFTPRSSTDPAFLRDAVPKKIQVVKQPGREWAIADAFRYPELLPIPVGSTRRPGQWQRGTYQFSFVTAEGLIPDKPYHDGGANYAMFDGHVEYQRNWLGTVNPAP; encoded by the coding sequence AGTGCTCGTGGTCGTCGCGATCATCGCCCTTCTGCTGGCCGTCCTGCTCCCTTCGCTAACCAAAGCCCGCGAGCAATCGCGTCGAGCGGTCTGTGCCACGCAGATCAAGCAGTTCGTCAATGGCATGGTGATGTATGGTTCGGACAGCAGAGATTCGCTCCCGGGGCCGATTCATCCGGCCATGGAACTGGAGACCTTCCTCAAGATCGCTTCCAACGATTACGAAGAGTGGCACCTGCCGTATCTGATCCGCAAGTACTTCACGGACAAGGGACGCAGTGGGAAGGCGACCGACACCGTCGCCAAGTGTCCCACCGCCTTCGCCATGTCCAAGAACAAGCTGGCGAACACCTATGGGAGAACCGATTTCGAGCGGCCCTTCTCCTACGCGCTCAACAACTGGAGGAAGGCGGGAAGCGTTGAGTTCGGCACAGCGCCGCCGTGGTACTTCGGCTATCCGGACAACTTCTGGGAGAACACCAGGGCACCGTTCACGCCACGTTCTTCCACCGATCCTGCGTTTCTCAGGGACGCTGTCCCCAAGAAGATCCAGGTCGTCAAACAACCCGGCCGCGAGTGGGCCATCGCGGACGCATTTCGCTACCCCGAACTGCTGCCCATTCCCGTCGGCTCCACCCGCAGACCCGGCCAATGGCAACGAGGCACTTACCAGTTCAGTTTCGTCACCGCGGAAGGCCTGATCCCGGACAAACCCTATCACGACGGCGGCGCCAACTACGCGATGTTCGACGGCCACGTCGAATACCAGCGGAACTGGCTCGGCACGGTGAACCCGGCGCCGTAG
- the trpD gene encoding anthranilate phosphoribosyltransferase, translating to MADIASIIGQVKAGRHLSREQTREVFEQIMTGGVEPGPMGEFLTALAAKDETVEEIAGAADVMNEKVTRVRCEAECIDTCGTGGDGISTFNVSTTAAIIAASAGATVAKHGNRTHTRVSGSAEVIEELGVNLNAPVPVLERCLRECRIAFLYAPNLHPAMKHAAPVRKAIRIRTIFNLLGPLTNPAGARRQLLGTSRPDLTETLAAVLAARGAAFAWVVHAHNGLCDLTVTGPTQVTEVKDGRFRTFQVHPEDVGVPVASLSKLLVNSPFASANAMRDIFGGRDQGPRRHHALLNSAAALLVAGLATDLASGLKLAAQAVDDGRASRTLDQLVRLSNASAD from the coding sequence ATGGCTGACATCGCAAGCATCATTGGGCAGGTGAAGGCCGGCCGGCATCTGTCTCGGGAGCAGACCCGGGAGGTCTTCGAGCAGATCATGACCGGTGGCGTCGAGCCGGGTCCCATGGGCGAGTTTCTGACTGCACTCGCCGCCAAGGACGAGACCGTCGAGGAGATCGCAGGTGCCGCGGACGTCATGAATGAGAAAGTGACCCGGGTACGTTGCGAGGCGGAGTGTATCGATACCTGCGGCACGGGCGGCGATGGAATCAGCACCTTCAACGTCTCGACCACTGCGGCGATCATCGCCGCTTCCGCGGGGGCGACCGTCGCCAAGCACGGCAACCGCACCCATACCCGGGTCAGTGGCTCGGCTGAGGTGATCGAGGAACTGGGGGTGAACCTCAATGCACCGGTTCCGGTGCTGGAGCGATGCCTTCGCGAATGCCGGATCGCCTTCCTTTATGCCCCGAACCTGCACCCGGCCATGAAGCACGCGGCGCCGGTTCGCAAGGCAATTCGCATCCGGACCATCTTCAATTTGCTCGGTCCGCTGACCAATCCGGCTGGAGCCAGGCGGCAGCTGCTGGGCACTTCCCGACCCGATCTGACCGAGACACTGGCTGCGGTCCTCGCCGCCCGAGGGGCGGCCTTCGCCTGGGTGGTACATGCCCACAACGGACTGTGCGATCTGACCGTCACCGGGCCGACCCAGGTAACCGAGGTCAAGGACGGGCGGTTTCGCACATTCCAGGTTCATCCCGAGGACGTTGGCGTGCCCGTGGCCAGCCTGAGCAAGCTCCTCGTGAACTCTCCTTTCGCCAGCGCCAACGCGATGCGCGACATCTTCGGCGGTCGCGATCAGGGCCCCCGTCGCCATCACGCCTTGCTGAACAGCGCTGCGGCTCTGCTGGTCGCGGGTCTGGCCACCGATCTCGCGTCCGGTCTCAAACTCGCTGCTCAGGCGGTCGACGATGGCCGGGCAAGCAGAACGCTCGATCAGCTGGTGCGGTTGTCCAACGCCAGCGCCGACTGA